In Thermostichus vulcanus str. 'Rupite', the sequence CCATACCTGGTCGTACTACGACCTGGAGTGGAAGGTTGCCTACAAACTGGAAATGGCGGGTAGGACGCTGCACAAGCGCCCTGCTGCCTACACATCCAAAACTGACCACAGGACAGGATTGATTGGGAAAAGGAGTGGGCATTTGTTCACCGGGCAGGACGGGTATTGCTGTGATGCCGACTGGAATGCCGCAATGAACATTGCCCAGTGGGACGGGTTTTCGTGTCCTTTGAGTCTAAAAGAAGCCCTGCCCGTAATAGGTAGGGTCGGCTCAGGGGATGGGGTATTTGGCAATCCCCTGAACTCCATGAATCCCTCACAGCTTCAAGCTGTGGGGAGCTAGAAGGGAGAATCCCCCGGTTTCTAACCGGGGGAGTGTCAAAGTAACTCGCAGGCAACCCCTGTTAAAGTTGGCTGCTCGGCTGCCGACTTCGTTGAACTGCGGCCATCGATAGGGATCCCTCACTGGTTACCATCAGAAGACCCTTCTTGAGATCTGCGCAATAGCGCAGCCTTTTCCGTAAACATCGCTTTCCATTTGTTTACAGAGCTTCATATAATCAGGATACTGAGCATAAGTATTTATTCCTGGTCATGAGCAATCCCCTTGAGTTTCCCTGGCTGACAACGCTGGTGCTCCTGCCGCTGCTGGCAGCCTTCGGGATCCCGTTGATCCCCCAGAGCCGTTGGGTTCGTTGGTACGCCCTCGCTGTGGGGGTTTTGGATTTGGGCCTGATGATCTATGCCTTTGGGCGCCACTACGACCTACAGAACTTCTCGCTGCAGTTGGCGGAGCGATTCGCCTGGGTTCCTCAAATTGGCTTTGACTGGTCACTGGCGGTAGATGGGCTTTCTTTGCCTTTGGTGCTGCTGTCGGGGTTGATCACCACCCTCTCGGTTGTGGCGGCCTGGAATGTGACCAATAAGCCGCGCCTGTTTTTCTTCCTGTTGCTGTTGATGTATAGCGCACAGGTGGGGGTGTTTCTGGCGCAGGACATGCTCCTCTTCTTCTTGATGTGGGAGATCGAGCTGGTGCCGGTGTATTTGCTGATCTCCATTTGGGGCGGGCCGAAGCGGCAATATGCGGCGACTAAGTTCATTCTCTACACGGCAGCTGCCTCCATCTTTATTTTGGTGGGATCCCTGGCGATGGCCTTCTACGGGGAGGGCTTCAGCTTTGATATGGCCGAGCTGAGTACCAAGTCTTATCCCATTGCCCTGGAATTGTTTGTCTACACCGGTTTACTGATTGCCTTCGGGGTAAAGTTGCCGATTTTCCCGATGCACACCTGGCTACCGGATGCCCACAGTGAAGCTTCTGCCCCCATTTCCATGATTCTGGCTGGGGTCCTGCTAAAGATGGGGGGCTATGGCCTGATCCGCATGAATGTCGGGATGCTATCAGAAGCCCATGTGTACTTTGCACCGGTTTTGGCCGTATTGGGTGTGGTGAACATCATCTACGGGGCGCTGGCGGCCTTTGGTCAGAGCCATCTGAAGCGGCGCTTGGCCTATTCTTCCATTGCCCACATGGGTTTTGTGTTGATCGGCATCTCTGCTTTCACGGAGCTGGGCATCAACGGTGCACTGTTACAGATGATCTCCCACGGATTGATCGCGGCGGCTCTGTTCTTCTTGACAGGGATTACCTACGAGCGTACCCACACCCTCTCCCTCGACAAATTGGGGGGCTTGGCTAAGCAAATGCCGAAGACCTTCGCCCTGTTCACTGCGGGATCCCTGGCTTCCTTGGCCCTACCCGGGATGAGTGGATTTGTCGGCGAGCTGACGGTGTTCTTGGGCCTGACCACTAGCGATGCCTATACGCCTGCCTTCAAAGCTGGGATTGCCCTGTTGGCGGCGGTCGGGATCATTCTCACCCCGATTTATTTGCTCTCCATGCTGCGGCAAGTCTTCTATGGTGCTCAGGATCCGGGGTTGGTGGTCGAGAGCTACCTCGGGGATGTGCGCCCGCGGGAGATGGCGGTTGCCCTCTGTTTGCTCTTGCCGATCATCGGCATTGGCCTCTATCCGCGTCTGGCTACCCAAACCTACGATGTTACGGCGGTGGCAGTGGCTTCACAGGTGCGCAGTGTCTTGCCAACCGAAATTGTGCAGCAACCTTTCTTTCCCTTCCCGGTTCAACCGGCTCAGGTGGCGGTTTTGTCGATGGATATGGAAAAGTAAGGGATCCCTTGCTTGTTTCTGAGGCCCTGTTTTCTTTAACTGGGAAGGCTGTTGTTTGGGGCATCCTCCAGTATTCTGGCAAAGGATGAGATCAGCACCAGCAGGATGGGCATACAGGGCACCCGTATTGCCGTAGAACCCGCTGGGATCCGCCCCTGGATCCGAGAGGCTGTTTTGGCCGGCGGCGGGCAGATCGTCTCTGTGGCAGAAGCCGAGGCTTTGGTTTG encodes:
- a CDS encoding NAD(P)H-quinone oxidoreductase subunit 4, with protein sequence MSNPLEFPWLTTLVLLPLLAAFGIPLIPQSRWVRWYALAVGVLDLGLMIYAFGRHYDLQNFSLQLAERFAWVPQIGFDWSLAVDGLSLPLVLLSGLITTLSVVAAWNVTNKPRLFFFLLLLMYSAQVGVFLAQDMLLFFLMWEIELVPVYLLISIWGGPKRQYAATKFILYTAAASIFILVGSLAMAFYGEGFSFDMAELSTKSYPIALELFVYTGLLIAFGVKLPIFPMHTWLPDAHSEASAPISMILAGVLLKMGGYGLIRMNVGMLSEAHVYFAPVLAVLGVVNIIYGALAAFGQSHLKRRLAYSSIAHMGFVLIGISAFTELGINGALLQMISHGLIAAALFFLTGITYERTHTLSLDKLGGLAKQMPKTFALFTAGSLASLALPGMSGFVGELTVFLGLTTSDAYTPAFKAGIALLAAVGIILTPIYLLSMLRQVFYGAQDPGLVVESYLGDVRPREMAVALCLLLPIIGIGLYPRLATQTYDVTAVAVASQVRSVLPTEIVQQPFFPFPVQPAQVAVLSMDMEK